The following are encoded together in the Bombus affinis isolate iyBomAffi1 chromosome 6, iyBomAffi1.2, whole genome shotgun sequence genome:
- the LOC126917879 gene encoding serine-arginine protein 55 isoform X7, with protein MVGTRVYVGGLPYGTRERDLERFFRGYGRFRDVLIKNGYGFVEFDDYRDADDAVYELNGKELLGERITVERARGTPRGSDQWRYGDSRGGYGDSRRSADSVNRNTRTASSYKQSLPRYGPPTRTEYRLTVENLSSRVSWQDLKDYMRQAGEVTYADAHKQRRNEGVVEFATYSDLKNAIDKLDDTELNGRRIRLIEDKRRGRRSRSSSSRSRSRSRSRSRRRSRSRSRYYRRSRSRSRSRRSSRSRSRRSSRSKSRAHTKSKSKSKSKSPERSRTRSKSKSRDRSKSKSKSKSKSRSRSRSKAERSKSRSQSKSKAKSPSNSSSRDRSSRERSRGDRSRSRSGSKHSKSRSRSRSPMNGDKSPESNKQKAD; from the exons ATGGTAGGGACAAGGGTCTATGTCGGTGGGCTTCCATACGGCACCAGGGAAAGAGACCTTGAGAGATTTTTCAGAGGCTACGGTCGATTCCGTGATGTCCTCATCAAGAACGGTTACGGCTTTGTT GAGTTTGACGACTATAGGGATGCAGATGATGCAGTCTATGAGCTCAATGGAAAGGAGCTTCTAGGAGAAAg AATTACTGTAGAGAGGGCCAGGGGGACACCTAGGGGTAGTGACCAGTGGCGCTATGGTGACTCCCGTGGTGGTTATGGGGACTCGAGGCGATCTGC AGATAGTGTGAACAGAAACACGAGGACTGCATCTAGCTACAAGCAATCATTGCCCAG ATACGGACCACCAACACGCACCGAATACCGGCTCACTGTGGAGAATCTCTCGAGTCGCGTTAGCTGGCAG GATTTGAAGGATTATATGAGACAAGCTGGCGAAGTGACATATGCAGATGCACACAAACAGCGCAGAAATGAAGG GGTTGTAGAGTTTGCAACGTATTCTGACTTGAAGAACGCCATCGATAAATTGGACGATACAGAACTAAATGGACGTAGAATCAGACTTATCGAAGATAAAAGACGTGGTCGTCGCTCAAGATCCTCAAGTTCGAGATCAAGATCACGGTCACGATCTCGATCTCGTCGCCGATCCCGCTCCCGCTCAAGGTATTATCGTCGTTCTCGATCCCGATCAAG GAGTCGTCGCAGTTCTCGCAGTCGTAGCCGCCGCAGCAGCCGTTCCAAATCAAGGGCACATACTAAATCTAAATCAAAGTCCAAATCCAAATCTCCCGAACGTAGCCGAACCCGATCTAAATCCAA ATCAAGAGACCGCTCAAAGTCGAAATCTAAGTCAAAGTCCAAATCCAGATCTCGTTCTAGGTCCAAGGCTGAGAGGTCAAAGTCCAGGTCGCAGTCCAAATCCAAAGCCAAGTCTCCCTCGAA CTCTTCTTCCAGAGATAGATCTAGTCGCGAAAGATCAAGAGGTGACAGATCGAGATCTCGATCAGGCAGCAAACATAGCAAAAGCCGTAGCCGTTCTCGATCACCAATGAATGGCGACAAATCACCAGAAAGTAATAAGCAGAAAGCTGATTAA
- the LOC126917879 gene encoding serine-arginine protein 55 isoform X20, with amino-acid sequence MVGTRVYVGGLPYGTRERDLERFFRGYGRFRDVLIKNGYGFVEFDDYRDADDAVYELNGKELLGERITVERARGTPRGSDQWRYGDSRGGYGDSRRSARDDMRHDRDSVNRNTRTASSYKQSLPRYGPPTRTEYRLTVENLSSRVSWQDLKDYMRQAGEVTYADAHKQRRNEGVVEFATYSDLKNAIDKLDDTELNGRRIRLIEDKRRGRRSRSSSSRSRSRSRSRSRRRSRSRSRSRRSSRSRSRRSSRSKSRAHTKSKSKSKSKSPERSRTRSKSKDRSSRERSRGDRSRSRSGSKHSKSRSRSRSPMNGDKSPESNKQKAD; translated from the exons ATGGTAGGGACAAGGGTCTATGTCGGTGGGCTTCCATACGGCACCAGGGAAAGAGACCTTGAGAGATTTTTCAGAGGCTACGGTCGATTCCGTGATGTCCTCATCAAGAACGGTTACGGCTTTGTT GAGTTTGACGACTATAGGGATGCAGATGATGCAGTCTATGAGCTCAATGGAAAGGAGCTTCTAGGAGAAAg AATTACTGTAGAGAGGGCCAGGGGGACACCTAGGGGTAGTGACCAGTGGCGCTATGGTGACTCCCGTGGTGGTTATGGGGACTCGAGGCGATCTGC CCGAGACGATATGCGGCACGACAG AGATAGTGTGAACAGAAACACGAGGACTGCATCTAGCTACAAGCAATCATTGCCCAG ATACGGACCACCAACACGCACCGAATACCGGCTCACTGTGGAGAATCTCTCGAGTCGCGTTAGCTGGCAG GATTTGAAGGATTATATGAGACAAGCTGGCGAAGTGACATATGCAGATGCACACAAACAGCGCAGAAATGAAGG GGTTGTAGAGTTTGCAACGTATTCTGACTTGAAGAACGCCATCGATAAATTGGACGATACAGAACTAAATGGACGTAGAATCAGACTTATCGAAGATAAAAGACGTGGTCGTCGCTCAAGATCCTCAAGTTCGAGATCAAGATCACGGTCACGATCTCGATCTCGTCGCCGATCCCGCTCCCGCTCAAG GAGTCGTCGCAGTTCTCGCAGTCGTAGCCGCCGCAGCAGCCGTTCCAAATCAAGGGCACATACTAAATCTAAATCAAAGTCCAAATCCAAATCTCCCGAACGTAGCCGAACCCGATCTAAATCCAA AGATAGATCTAGTCGCGAAAGATCAAGAGGTGACAGATCGAGATCTCGATCAGGCAGCAAACATAGCAAAAGCCGTAGCCGTTCTCGATCACCAATGAATGGCGACAAATCACCAGAAAGTAATAAGCAGAAAGCTGATTAA